A window of Flavobacterium flavigenum contains these coding sequences:
- a CDS encoding M28 family peptidase: MKKNPTSILAFLGVLGILAIIYASMMPQYISKDEEALAEFSTERALNQVQIIAQKPHFVGSTNHELVANYLKLELNRIGLETSVQEGFTLNDKGLLVKSKNILARIKGTDSSKALLLLSHYDSAPHSFSKGASDDASGVATILEGVRAFLYANEKHKNDIIILFSDAEELGLNGASLFVNKHPWAKDVGLVLNFEARGSSGPSYMLMETNKGNEGLVKEFSNAKTKYPVSNSLMYSIYKMLPNDTDLTVFREQGNIQGFNFAFIDGHYNYHTQQDDIQHLNKTTLTHQGSYLMPLLKYFSNIDLNSTHSTEDNVYFNVPFGFFINYPFSWVFPMSVIALGLLVFFIFVGKVKHLISFREIFKGFVPLLGSIIIAGLVTFLGWKIILQIYPQYSDLLNGFTYNGHAYIGAFVTLSIAICFAFYHHFSEEKITMNHFVAPLLLWIIINIVLANQLTGAGFLIIPVYFGVLLLGIFVFTHHYSVGLNLLFSIPALAIVAPFIVMFPIGLGLKILYGSAVLTVLLFGLLLPVFGSFVRKGIWTMLFFILSISFFVYAGVNSDYEPGKAKSNSLLYVYNADTNSAVWTTYDTNLDDWTKSYLGNMNQKAVGLNGLPIASKYNTPFTYSAVAPKIEVPKPTISFVRDSLIGSKRYLKIKITPNRKVNRYDIYANPKMSFYNFKANGVSASGQKGNLLERKDSKILCYYVVGNEPLVMEFIINKSSVFDMDMIESSFDLMTNPLFNIKPRSNWMMPTPFVLNDAILVQQKIKRYSPPVKPIETAPVTDSTTVKIDSLTPVMKIKKEVINQ, encoded by the coding sequence ATGAAAAAAAATCCTACTTCAATTCTGGCTTTCTTAGGAGTCTTAGGAATTCTGGCCATCATTTATGCCTCAATGATGCCGCAGTATATCTCTAAAGATGAAGAAGCGCTTGCTGAATTCTCAACTGAACGAGCACTAAATCAGGTTCAGATTATAGCCCAAAAGCCCCATTTTGTTGGCTCAACCAATCATGAACTAGTTGCCAATTACCTTAAACTCGAACTAAACAGAATTGGTCTCGAAACCTCGGTTCAGGAAGGTTTTACCCTGAATGACAAAGGTCTTTTGGTAAAATCTAAAAATATTCTGGCCCGTATAAAAGGAACTGATAGTTCAAAAGCCCTATTGTTGCTTTCGCATTATGACAGCGCACCGCATTCTTTTTCTAAAGGAGCAAGTGATGATGCCTCGGGAGTTGCCACAATACTTGAAGGTGTTCGAGCCTTTTTATATGCCAACGAAAAACATAAAAACGACATCATAATCCTTTTTTCTGATGCTGAAGAATTAGGTTTAAATGGCGCCTCCCTATTTGTCAATAAACACCCATGGGCAAAAGATGTTGGACTTGTCTTAAATTTTGAAGCAAGAGGCTCTTCTGGCCCAAGCTACATGCTGATGGAAACCAACAAAGGAAACGAAGGACTTGTAAAAGAATTTTCGAATGCCAAAACAAAATATCCTGTTTCAAACTCCCTGATGTACAGCATATACAAAATGCTTCCAAATGACACCGATTTAACCGTTTTTAGGGAACAGGGAAACATTCAGGGTTTCAATTTTGCTTTCATCGATGGCCATTACAATTACCACACGCAGCAAGACGATATTCAGCATTTAAACAAAACTACATTAACACATCAGGGATCATATTTGATGCCGCTTTTAAAATACTTTTCTAATATTGATTTAAACTCTACTCACTCCACAGAAGACAATGTCTATTTTAATGTTCCGTTCGGATTCTTTATAAATTATCCTTTTTCATGGGTTTTCCCAATGAGCGTTATTGCTTTAGGACTGCTTGTTTTTTTTATTTTCGTTGGAAAAGTAAAACATCTCATTTCTTTCAGGGAAATTTTTAAAGGATTTGTTCCTTTGTTAGGCTCCATAATAATTGCAGGTTTGGTAACCTTTTTGGGATGGAAAATCATTCTGCAGATTTATCCGCAGTATTCTGATTTACTAAACGGCTTTACCTACAATGGGCACGCGTACATTGGAGCATTCGTAACACTTAGCATTGCGATTTGTTTTGCTTTTTACCATCATTTTTCTGAAGAAAAAATTACGATGAATCATTTCGTAGCTCCGTTATTGTTATGGATTATCATCAATATTGTTTTAGCCAATCAATTAACGGGAGCAGGCTTCCTGATTATCCCGGTGTATTTTGGAGTTCTTTTATTGGGAATTTTTGTCTTCACGCATCATTACAGCGTTGGGTTGAATTTATTATTCAGTATTCCGGCTCTGGCAATCGTAGCACCGTTTATTGTGATGTTTCCAATTGGTTTAGGTTTAAAAATCCTTTACGGAAGTGCCGTACTAACTGTTTTACTTTTCGGATTGCTGCTTCCTGTATTTGGATCTTTTGTAAGAAAGGGAATCTGGACCATGCTTTTCTTTATCCTGTCGATCAGCTTTTTTGTATATGCGGGTGTAAATTCAGATTATGAACCTGGAAAAGCAAAATCAAACAGTTTATTATACGTTTATAATGCCGACACAAATTCTGCGGTATGGACTACTTATGATACTAACCTCGACGACTGGACTAAATCATATCTTGGGAATATGAATCAAAAAGCAGTTGGTTTGAACGGTCTTCCAATAGCCAGTAAATACAACACCCCTTTTACTTACAGTGCTGTTGCTCCTAAAATAGAAGTTCCAAAGCCAACTATTTCCTTTGTAAGAGACAGTTTAATAGGAAGCAAAAGATATCTTAAAATAAAAATTACACCAAACCGTAAAGTCAACCGTTACGATATTTATGCCAATCCAAAAATGTCTTTTTATAATTTTAAAGCCAATGGCGTTTCGGCTTCCGGACAAAAAGGAAATCTTTTGGAGAGAAAGGACAGCAAAATTTTATGCTACTATGTCGTAGGAAACGAACCTCTTGTAATGGAATTCATCATCAATAAATCATCTGTTTTTGATATGGATATGATTGAAAGCTCTTTCGATTTAATGACCAATCCGTTGTTCAATATCAAACCAAGAAGCAACTGGATGATGCCAACACCTTTTGTTCTGAATGATGCTATTTTGGTTCAGCAGAAAATAAAACGATATTCACCGCCGGTAAAACCTATAGAAACTGCTCCTGTAACTGACAGTACAACCGTTAAAATAGATAGTCTGACACCTGTAATGAAAATTAAGAAAGAAGTCATCAATCAATAG
- a CDS encoding rhodanese-like domain-containing protein, which translates to MEAQIKHYENKLAFEMDPSDLFEALNNGEKIVVIDARRTFGYEKEHIPNAINIPHRDMNLETTQHLDKDVLYVTYCDGIGCNASTKGALNMVRLGFKVKELIGGLEWWKLDGYATEGSEGVKGGLKIECAC; encoded by the coding sequence ATGGAAGCACAAATTAAGCATTACGAAAATAAGCTGGCCTTTGAAATGGATCCCTCAGATTTATTTGAAGCCCTGAACAATGGTGAGAAAATAGTTGTAATCGATGCCCGAAGAACTTTTGGATATGAGAAAGAACATATTCCGAACGCAATTAATATTCCTCATCGGGATATGAATTTAGAAACCACACAGCATTTGGATAAAGATGTTTTATACGTGACCTATTGCGACGGAATTGGCTGCAATGCTTCGACAAAAGGAGCTTTAAATATGGTGAGACTCGGGTTTAAAGTGAAAGAATTAATTGGCGGACTGGAGTGGTGGAAGCTCGACGGATATGCAACTGAAGGCTCAGAAGGAGTGAAAGGCGGACTTAAGATTGAATGTGCCTGTTAA